The segment ATATGGTCGCTACCGACAGCCACACTCCGATGATCAACGCTATCGGTGTGCTGGGTTGGGGCGTCGGCGGCCTGGAAGGGCAGGCAGCCATGGTGGGTGAGCCGGTACCGATCAGCTTCCCCAAGGTCATCGGCATCCGCGTGACCAATGCCTTGCGCCCCGGTGTGACCGCAACCGACTTGTCGCTGCATGTGGCCGAGATCCTGCGCAAGCGTTCGGTGGTCGGCAAGTTCGTCGAGTTCACCGGCCCAGGCCTGTCGACGCTGAGCTGGGCTGCCCGTGGCACGGTATCGAACATGGCGCCGGAGTATGGCGCGACGGTCGTGTTCTTCCCGTTCGACAACGAAACCCTGGCTTATCTGGAACTCAGTGGCCGCTCTGCCGGCCTGCGCGATCAGGTCGTCGCCTACATGAATGCCCAGCCACTGTGGCGTCGGGACGAACTGGCAGAGCCTGAGTTCGATGAGCTGATTCATCTGGACCTTGCCAGTATCGAGCCTAGTGTCGCCGGCCCGCATCAGCCGCACCAGCGTCAGCCTCTGTCCAGCGCTGCAGCCTCGTTCCGTGACGAAGTCATGGGCGGCGGCAAGCTGATCAATGCGCCGCAGGAGCAGAGTTTCCTGGAGCCGTCCTTCGGCCAACCGATTACCCACGGCGCCGTGGTGATGTCGGCCATCACCAGTTGCACCAACACCGCCAACCCGGCGCAAATGGTCCAGGCTGGCCTGCTGGCGCGCAAAGCTCGTGCCTTGGGCATCGAGCGCAAGCCATGGGTCAAGACCTCGCTGTCGCCGGGCTCGCAGGTGGTGGCTGACTACCTGGCAGAAGCCGACTTGCTGGAAGACTTCTGCGCCCTGGGCTTCGACCTTGCCGGGTTTGGTTGCATGACATGTATCGGCAACTCCGGCAAGTTGGAGGATCATGTCGAAGCCTTTGCTGACCAAGGGCTCAAAGGCGTGGTGGTGCTGTCGGGTAACCGTAACTTCGAAGGGCGGGTGAACCCCAAGGTTCCAGCGGGTTACCTGGCGTCGCCGGCACTGTGCGTGGCCTATGCCATCGCTGGCACCATCGACATTGATCTGGTGTCGCAGCCGCTTGCCGACGATGCTGCTGGGCAGCCGGTCTACCTGCATGACTTGATGCCCTCCGACGCCGAGGTCGCTGCCCAGGTGGCGCGCGTGGTCAAGCCTGAGTTCTTCAAACAACGCCTGGCCACCGTCTGGGACGGCACCCACCACTGGCAGGCGCTGTCTGCCGAAGGCAGCGTGCAGTTCCCGTGGAGCCCCGAGTCCACTTACCTGCGCCGCCCGCAGTACCTGGCAGGTATCCAGGCGGAGCCCAAGGCGTCGCTGGCGATCAGCGGTGCGCGGACCTTGATGGTGCTGGGCGACAACGTCACCACCGACCACATCTCTCCGGCGGGCGCGATTCCTGCTGGCAGCCTGGCGGGCAAGTGGCTGCTCGAGCGTGGTGAAGATCCACAGGACCTCAACCAGTACTCCACCCGCCGCAGTAACCACGAAGTGATGCTGCGGGGCGCCTTCACTAACAAGTCGGTGAAAAACCGTCTGCTGGGTGATCAGCAACCAGGCCTCGGTGCCTGGGCCTGGAATGCCGATCACAGTGAGTGTCTGCCGTTGTACGAAGCGGCCAAGAGCTATGCCGCGCAACACACACCGATGGTGGTGTTCGCCGGGATCAACTATGGCGCCGGTTCCAGCCGCGACTGGGCGGCCAAGGCGCAGGCACTGTTGGGTGTGAAAGCGGTGATTGCACAGAGCATCGAGCGCATCCACCGCAGCAACCTGATCGGCATGGGCGTGCTGCCACTGGTGTTCCAGCCAGGGCAGAGCGTCGACGACCTGCAGCTCGACGGTTCCGAGCAGTTCGACTTCGTCGGGCTTGATGACTTGGTCGTGGGGCAGAACCTGATCAGGTTGATCATCCGCCGCCTCGACGGCCGTTGTGATGAGGTCGGCGTGATTGCTCGCATCGATTCGCAACAGGAAGTGCGTTACCTGAACAACGGCGGCGTATTGCCGTACGTGATCCGCAAAGTCGTCGCTCGTACCCGGCGCTGACGTTGCACCGGCCCCGTGGTGGGGCCGCTCCAGGCCAACAAAAACAAGAAGGACAAGCCAATGCAACGCGAAGAACCGAATGACCTCTCGGCCCACGCCTGTGCCCGCGAAGCGGGCGCTCTGGACCGGCGCACCGTCATCAAACACCTTGGCGCGGTCGCCGGGCTGGGGCTGCTGGGCGGGTTGCTGCCCGGTGGCGTGGTCAGCGCGGCAAGTGCCTTGTCTTCACCTTCAACTGCAAGCGGGAGTAATACCCCTATGTTCGCGTATGTCGGATCGCGCACGACCCGGGAGCGCAATGCCCGTGGTGATGGCATCAGTGTCTATCGCCTGGATCAGCAGGCGGGCACGCTGGAAAAGGTCCAGGTCGTCGGTGACCTGGTCAACCCGTCGTTCCTTACCCTTAACCGCGCGGGTGACCGTCTGTACACCGTGCACGGCGACCTCAGCGAAATCAGTGCATTTCGGGTGGACAAAGCCAGCGGCAAGCTGACCTTCCTCAACCGCCAGAGCTGTGAGGGCAAGAACCCGGTGCACCTGGCACTGGATCCGAGTGAGCGCTTCCTGGTGGTGTCCAACCACATCACCGGCACCCTGGCTGTGCTCAATGTGGCCGAAGACGGCGCGCTGGGCAGTGTCAATCAATTGCTCAAGCTGGAAGGGCCCACCGGGCCACACCGTGTCGAGCAGCCGTTTGCCAAGCCGCATTTCAACCCGTTCGATGCCTCTGGCAATTTCGTGCTGGTGCCGGACAAGGGGCTGGACCGCGTCTTCAGCTTCCGTTTCGACAACGGCAAACTGCACCCGGCAGAGCAGCCCTTTGCCGTAGCCCGGGAAGGTGCCGGTCCTCGTCATATCGCCATGCACCCCAAGGCTGCCTTTGGGTATGTGGTCAACGAGCTCGACTCCTCCGTCACCAGCTATCGCTTCGACACGCTGACCGGCGCCTTGCAGCCGATTCAGGTGTTGCCGTCGCTGCCAGCGGCCTTCACCGGCAACAGTCGCGCCTCAGAGATCGAGATCGACCGTAGCGGGCGTTTTCTCTACGCCTCCAATCGCGGCTACGACAGCATCGCGGTCTTCGCCATCGACCAGGGCAGCGGCTTGCTCAGCCCGGTCGAGTTCGTCCCGAGCGAAGGCAAGACGCCACGCTTCTTCACCCTGACGCCGAACCAGCGGTTCCTGTTCGCGCTCAACGAAGACAGCGACAGCATTGTCTGCTTTGCAGTCAACCCGCAAAACGGAGCCTTGAGCAAAACTGGCTTCTCGGTGTCGACCGGCAGTCCGGTGTGCATGATTTTCTCAGCCTGATCCCTGCTGTAACCATAACAATTAAGGGGCGGGCCACGGTTCGTCTCAGATGAGGTCCCTATGAACAACAAGACTGTCGACGAACAGGCGATCGTGCGCAAGGTCACCTTGCGCATCATCCCGTTCATGTTCCTGCTGTATATCGTCTCCTACCTGGACCGCGCCAACATCGGCTATGCCGCGTTGGAAATGAACAAGGAACTGGCCCTGAGCAGTGAGGCCTTCGGCTTCATTTCCGGGATCTTCTTCATCGGCTACTTCCTGTTCGAAGTACCCAGCAACGTCATGCTCAACAAGTACGGTGCACGCGTCTGGATCGCGCGCATTCTGGTCACCTGGGGTGCTATCGCGGCCTGTTCCGCCTTCGCCCAGACCGCCAACCAGCTTTATGTGCTGCGCTTCCTGCTGGGCGTCGCCGAAGCGGGCTTCTTCCCGGGCGTGATCGTTTACCTGACCTACTGGTTCCGGGCCAAGGAACTGGCCACTACCGTGGCGCTGTTCACCGCCGCCATCCCGGTCAGCTACATCATCGGCGCGCCGCTGTCGACCTGGATCATGGACAACATCAACTGGATGAACTGGAGTGGCTGGCGCTGGATGCTGTTCCTGGAAGGTGTGCCGGCGGTATTCCTCGGTATTGCCTGCTTCCTGTTCCTGACCGACCGTCCAGAGCAGGCCAAATGGTTGACTCAGCAGGAAAAGGAGTGGCTCACCGGCGAACTCGAACGCGATCGCCAGAGCCGCAAGAACGTCAAGCGCCTGGGTGTGTTCAAGACCATGGTCAACAAGAAGGTGCTGTACCTGGCCTTCATCTACTTCGTCTACCAGTGCGGGAGCCTTGGTGTTGGTTACTGGATGCCGCAGATCATCAAGGGCTTCTCCAGCGATCTGACGCACACCCAGATCGGCCTGATCGCCATGCTGCCGTACATCGTGGCGACCGTCGCCATGGTGGCCTGGTCGCGCAGCTCGGACCGGCGTAACGAACGCAAGATGCACTCGGCCATCCCGCTGGCCGTGGCCGCACTGGGCCTGGTAGGTGCTGGCATGCTGCCTGGCGCGTACGCTTCGATGGCGATGATCTGTGTCGCGTTGTCTGGCCTGTATAGCTTCAAATCGCCGTTCTGGGCACTGCCAACGCTGTTCCTCGATCGGGCCACCGCCGCTGTGTCGATTGCCGTGATCAACTCCATCGGCAACCTGGGTGGGTTCGTCGGGCCGTCGATGATCGGGTTGGTCAAGGGTAATAGCCAGAGC is part of the Pseudomonas fakonensis genome and harbors:
- the acnA gene encoding aconitate hydratase AcnA, with product MTETACNLYSPLVINDETFTIVDLSKMLDHAQLAKLPYSIRILLENVARCSPQALPSVLERAVGQGPDCEVPFQPNRLMFHDTTCLPALADFAGMRDVVAELGGDPQAMNPLIPAVLTIDHSVIVERYAEADAVEQNLDIDFRRNSERYRFIKWAQKSLDNFGVIPPGTGIIHQMNMEALAQVVWESRGEHGERLLHPDDMVATDSHTPMINAIGVLGWGVGGLEGQAAMVGEPVPISFPKVIGIRVTNALRPGVTATDLSLHVAEILRKRSVVGKFVEFTGPGLSTLSWAARGTVSNMAPEYGATVVFFPFDNETLAYLELSGRSAGLRDQVVAYMNAQPLWRRDELAEPEFDELIHLDLASIEPSVAGPHQPHQRQPLSSAAASFRDEVMGGGKLINAPQEQSFLEPSFGQPITHGAVVMSAITSCTNTANPAQMVQAGLLARKARALGIERKPWVKTSLSPGSQVVADYLAEADLLEDFCALGFDLAGFGCMTCIGNSGKLEDHVEAFADQGLKGVVVLSGNRNFEGRVNPKVPAGYLASPALCVAYAIAGTIDIDLVSQPLADDAAGQPVYLHDLMPSDAEVAAQVARVVKPEFFKQRLATVWDGTHHWQALSAEGSVQFPWSPESTYLRRPQYLAGIQAEPKASLAISGARTLMVLGDNVTTDHISPAGAIPAGSLAGKWLLERGEDPQDLNQYSTRRSNHEVMLRGAFTNKSVKNRLLGDQQPGLGAWAWNADHSECLPLYEAAKSYAAQHTPMVVFAGINYGAGSSRDWAAKAQALLGVKAVIAQSIERIHRSNLIGMGVLPLVFQPGQSVDDLQLDGSEQFDFVGLDDLVVGQNLIRLIIRRLDGRCDEVGVIARIDSQQEVRYLNNGGVLPYVIRKVVARTRR
- a CDS encoding lactonase family protein, translating into MFAYVGSRTTRERNARGDGISVYRLDQQAGTLEKVQVVGDLVNPSFLTLNRAGDRLYTVHGDLSEISAFRVDKASGKLTFLNRQSCEGKNPVHLALDPSERFLVVSNHITGTLAVLNVAEDGALGSVNQLLKLEGPTGPHRVEQPFAKPHFNPFDASGNFVLVPDKGLDRVFSFRFDNGKLHPAEQPFAVAREGAGPRHIAMHPKAAFGYVVNELDSSVTSYRFDTLTGALQPIQVLPSLPAAFTGNSRASEIEIDRSGRFLYASNRGYDSIAVFAIDQGSGLLSPVEFVPSEGKTPRFFTLTPNQRFLFALNEDSDSIVCFAVNPQNGALSKTGFSVSTGSPVCMIFSA
- a CDS encoding MFS transporter; this encodes MNNKTVDEQAIVRKVTLRIIPFMFLLYIVSYLDRANIGYAALEMNKELALSSEAFGFISGIFFIGYFLFEVPSNVMLNKYGARVWIARILVTWGAIAACSAFAQTANQLYVLRFLLGVAEAGFFPGVIVYLTYWFRAKELATTVALFTAAIPVSYIIGAPLSTWIMDNINWMNWSGWRWMLFLEGVPAVFLGIACFLFLTDRPEQAKWLTQQEKEWLTGELERDRQSRKNVKRLGVFKTMVNKKVLYLAFIYFVYQCGSLGVGYWMPQIIKGFSSDLTHTQIGLIAMLPYIVATVAMVAWSRSSDRRNERKMHSAIPLAVAALGLVGAGMLPGAYASMAMICVALSGLYSFKSPFWALPTLFLDRATAAVSIAVINSIGNLGGFVGPSMIGLVKGNSQSASTGLLFLSALLLIAFLMTALMRVTNKEPDQPVAASAH